One window of Marinomonas primoryensis genomic DNA carries:
- the dapC gene encoding succinyldiaminopimelate transaminase, whose amino-acid sequence MNPLIHSLHPYPFQKLAELLEGLSPNPEKPLIKLTIGEPQHEAPAIVLDTLAKSLSGVSKYPSTKGELPLRNAMSEWTIRRFKLDNLDPDTEILPVTGTREALFAITQTLVGEKQNSLVVSPNPFYQIYEGAGILAGAELHFLPCGAETNYKVDYQLVDDSIWQRCEVLFVCSPNNPSGTITTLDEYAYLIEKANTFNFTIVADECYSEIYFGDQAPLGLLEACQILGHTDYNHCLIFQSLSKRSNLPGLRSGFVAGDASILKPFLLYRTYQGCAMPIHHQDASIAAWNDEEHVIKNREIYTRKFDSVLDILSPIMSVSKPEAGFYLWPELNMKDEDFCTLLYQEESVVVLPGSYLGREVDGINPGDRHIRMALVAEESECVEAAKRIKDFLSRR is encoded by the coding sequence ATGAACCCTCTTATACACTCTTTGCACCCATATCCTTTCCAAAAGCTTGCAGAGCTTCTAGAAGGGCTATCGCCAAACCCCGAAAAGCCCCTTATCAAATTAACCATTGGCGAGCCACAACACGAAGCACCAGCCATTGTGCTCGATACGCTTGCCAAAAGCTTAAGTGGTGTTAGCAAATACCCAAGCACCAAAGGTGAGCTACCATTAAGAAATGCCATGAGCGAATGGACAATACGTCGCTTTAAACTTGATAACCTCGATCCAGACACAGAGATCTTGCCAGTAACTGGGACTCGGGAAGCGCTTTTCGCCATCACTCAAACACTGGTTGGTGAAAAACAGAACTCGCTTGTTGTCAGTCCAAATCCTTTTTACCAAATTTATGAAGGTGCTGGCATTCTAGCTGGAGCAGAACTTCATTTTCTACCTTGTGGCGCCGAAACGAACTACAAGGTTGATTACCAGCTCGTTGACGATAGTATCTGGCAGCGTTGCGAAGTGTTGTTCGTTTGCTCACCCAACAACCCAAGTGGCACCATTACCACATTAGACGAATACGCTTATCTCATAGAGAAAGCCAATACCTTCAACTTTACTATCGTCGCCGATGAATGTTATTCAGAAATATACTTTGGTGATCAAGCTCCTCTAGGACTGCTTGAAGCATGCCAAATATTAGGACACACAGATTATAATCACTGTTTGATTTTCCAGTCTCTTTCAAAACGCTCCAATCTACCGGGACTGCGCTCTGGTTTTGTTGCTGGCGACGCATCTATATTGAAACCCTTTTTACTTTATAGAACCTACCAAGGATGCGCCATGCCAATTCACCACCAAGACGCGTCTATCGCCGCTTGGAATGATGAAGAACATGTCATTAAAAATCGCGAGATATACACCCGTAAGTTTGATTCTGTTTTAGATATATTATCGCCTATTATGTCCGTCTCTAAACCTGAAGCAGGCTTTTACTTATGGCCTGAGCTGAACATGAAAGACGAAGATTTTTGCACTTTACTGTATCAAGAAGAGTCCGTTGTCGTCTTACCCGGAAGCTATTTAGGTCGAGAAGTGGATGGTATAAACCCTGGCGACCGCCACATTCGTATGGCGTTAGTTGCCGAAGAATCTGAATGCGTTGAGGCAGCAAAGAGAATTAAAGACTTCCTCAGTCGCAGATAA
- the tsf gene encoding translation elongation factor Ts: MAAVSAALVKELRERTGLGMMECKKALVAANADVEVAIEELRKSSGMKAAKKAGRTAAEGTIVMRVADDSSYAILVEVNSETDFATRDEGFIAFANKVADVVFATKETDVAVLLAGEIGQAREALVQKIGENISPRRAVIIEGGLVGAYLHGNGQIAVLTQLEGGSAELAKDVSMHIAAVAPRVVRGDDMPAEVLAKEEEIVRAQPDMAGKPAEIVDKMIVGRMKKFLAENSLTEQPFVKNPEIKVGQLVKDAGATVTSFIRLEVGEGIEVAEVDFAAEVAAQLRG; this comes from the coding sequence ATGGCCGCAGTATCTGCAGCATTGGTAAAAGAGCTACGTGAACGTACTGGCCTAGGCATGATGGAGTGTAAGAAAGCACTTGTCGCTGCTAACGCTGACGTTGAAGTAGCTATCGAAGAGCTACGTAAATCAAGTGGCATGAAGGCAGCTAAAAAAGCGGGCCGTACTGCAGCTGAAGGAACAATTGTTATGCGTGTCGCTGACGATTCTTCTTACGCTATCTTGGTTGAAGTAAACTCTGAAACTGATTTCGCGACTCGTGACGAAGGCTTTATTGCTTTCGCAAACAAAGTTGCTGACGTTGTTTTTGCAACGAAAGAAACGGATGTGGCGGTTTTGCTTGCGGGTGAAATTGGTCAGGCGCGCGAAGCATTGGTACAAAAAATCGGTGAGAATATTTCTCCTCGTCGTGCTGTCATTATCGAAGGCGGATTAGTGGGTGCTTACCTTCACGGTAACGGCCAAATCGCTGTGTTGACTCAGTTGGAAGGCGGTTCTGCTGAACTGGCTAAAGACGTGTCTATGCATATTGCTGCTGTTGCTCCTCGCGTAGTTCGCGGCGACGACATGCCAGCAGAAGTTCTAGCAAAAGAAGAAGAGATTGTTCGTGCTCAGCCAGACATGGCTGGCAAGCCTGCAGAAATCGTTGATAAAATGATTGTGGGTCGTATGAAGAAATTCTTGGCTGAAAACAGCTTGACTGAACAGCCTTTTGTTAAGAACCCAGAAATTAAAGTTGGCCAGCTTGTTAAAGACGCTGGTGCAACAGTAACTTCTTTCATTCGCCTTGAAGTTGGTGAAGGTATTGAAGTTGCTGAAGTAGACTTTGCAGCAGAAGTAGCAGCACAGCTTAGAGGTTAA
- the dapE gene encoding succinyl-diaminopimelate desuccinylase, with amino-acid sequence MSDLSPTLKLAVDLISRPSVTPEDAGCQDLMIERLKNVGFNIEYMPFGEVKNFYAKRGTTGPNLCFAGHTDVVPTGPEAEWKVPPFSPAIIDGMLYGRGAADMKGSLAAMITAVESFIGEHPDHQGQISFLITSDEEGPFVDGTTRVVDALMARNEKIDWCIVGEPSSTKTLGDIIKNGRRGSFSGNLTVHGKQGHVAYPHLAQNPIHLAAPALDEMARAHWDDGNDFFPPTSFQISNIQAGTGATNVVPGKLNAQFNFRFSSELDFDALKVRVIDILDRHELRYDIEWTYNGLPFLTRPGELVDAMVDAVQATVNITPELSTSGGTSDGRFIAKMGTQVVELGPINATIHQINECVDADSLNKLSEIYTRILKNLFTDKV; translated from the coding sequence ATGTCTGACTTGTCACCTACACTAAAACTTGCCGTAGATCTTATTTCTCGCCCTTCTGTAACCCCAGAAGACGCAGGCTGCCAAGACCTCATGATCGAACGATTAAAAAACGTGGGGTTTAACATTGAATACATGCCTTTTGGAGAAGTAAAAAACTTTTATGCAAAACGCGGTACTACCGGCCCAAACCTTTGCTTTGCCGGACACACTGACGTTGTGCCAACAGGTCCAGAGGCTGAATGGAAAGTTCCCCCTTTTTCTCCTGCCATTATCGACGGTATGCTCTACGGACGCGGCGCGGCTGACATGAAAGGTAGTCTTGCCGCCATGATCACAGCAGTCGAAAGCTTTATTGGAGAGCACCCTGATCATCAAGGCCAAATATCGTTCTTGATCACCAGTGATGAAGAAGGTCCATTTGTCGATGGTACAACACGTGTCGTGGATGCACTTATGGCACGCAATGAAAAGATCGATTGGTGTATTGTAGGTGAACCGTCAAGCACTAAAACGCTTGGCGACATTATCAAAAATGGTCGACGTGGTTCATTTAGTGGTAATTTAACTGTGCACGGGAAGCAAGGCCACGTTGCTTATCCACATTTAGCGCAAAACCCGATTCACCTAGCAGCTCCCGCACTTGATGAGATGGCGCGCGCGCATTGGGATGACGGTAACGATTTTTTCCCACCAACCAGCTTCCAAATATCAAATATACAAGCGGGAACGGGAGCGACTAATGTTGTTCCTGGCAAACTCAATGCTCAGTTTAATTTCCGCTTTTCTTCGGAACTCGACTTCGATGCACTTAAAGTCCGCGTTATAGACATCCTAGACAGGCATGAACTACGCTACGATATCGAATGGACATACAACGGATTGCCTTTTCTAACTCGACCAGGAGAGCTCGTTGATGCCATGGTTGACGCGGTTCAAGCGACGGTCAATATCACCCCTGAACTATCCACTTCTGGTGGTACCTCTGATGGCCGATTCATTGCCAAAATGGGCACACAGGTCGTGGAGCTAGGTCCAATCAATGCCACCATTCACCAGATTAACGAATGCGTCGATGCCGACAGCCTAAATAAGCTCTCTGAAATCTACACTCGCATACTCAAAAATTTATTTACAGACAAAGTATAA
- the panD gene encoding aspartate 1-decarboxylase, giving the protein MQITLLKGKLHMASVTQAELWYDGSCAIDKDLVELAGFREFEQIDIYNVDNGERFHTYVILAESGSGTISMNGAAARKVQVGDRVIIAAYGQMGEAEADQFKPKLVYLNKDNSVERTTNTIPVQKN; this is encoded by the coding sequence ATGCAAATCACACTTCTTAAAGGCAAGCTTCACATGGCCAGCGTAACGCAAGCTGAGTTATGGTATGACGGTTCCTGCGCCATCGATAAAGACCTTGTAGAGCTCGCTGGATTCAGAGAATTTGAACAAATTGACATATACAATGTGGATAACGGCGAACGTTTTCACACCTACGTGATATTAGCAGAATCCGGTTCAGGTACTATTTCAATGAATGGTGCAGCTGCAAGAAAAGTACAGGTAGGTGATCGCGTTATCATAGCCGCTTATGGACAAATGGGCGAAGCAGAGGCCGATCAATTCAAACCTAAGCTGGTGTATTTAAATAAAGACAACAGTGTTGAGCGAACCACCAACACAATTCCAGTACAAAAAAATTAG
- the dapD gene encoding 2,3,4,5-tetrahydropyridine-2,6-dicarboxylate N-succinyltransferase, with the protein MSNTIFAFGLGIGTQNKEGNWLEVFYSAPSLNPEKSTLDALLESTNYEGGNATLVLEEGDLNRLHMNLLKAGNIEQAELASRLKASTKPIILCVLAADEAPSNPAEAYLKLQLISHRLVKPHNTILDGMFGLLINTAWTNEGPIDVRELADRQLSARMEGRTIEVFSVDKFPKMLNFIVPTGIRVGDAARVRLGAHLAEGTTVMHEGFVNFNAGTLGSSMVEGRISAGVVVGNGSDLGGGCSTMGTLSGGGNIVIGVGEKCLIGANAGIGIGLGDRCIVESGLYITAGSKVAVLDENNQVVSTVKARELSGQSDLLFRRNSETGAIECKTNKTAIALNEALHAHN; encoded by the coding sequence ATGAGCAACACAATCTTCGCGTTCGGTCTCGGTATCGGCACACAAAACAAAGAAGGCAATTGGCTAGAAGTTTTCTATTCAGCACCAAGCCTGAATCCAGAAAAAAGTACGCTGGATGCACTTTTAGAAAGCACCAATTATGAAGGTGGAAACGCGACACTTGTACTGGAAGAAGGCGATCTAAACCGCTTACACATGAACCTTTTAAAAGCGGGAAACATAGAACAGGCAGAGTTAGCTTCCCGTTTAAAAGCGTCTACTAAGCCCATTATTTTGTGCGTATTAGCCGCTGATGAAGCACCAAGTAACCCAGCAGAAGCGTACCTAAAACTTCAACTAATTTCGCACCGCTTAGTCAAACCTCACAATACAATATTAGATGGTATGTTTGGCCTACTGATCAATACCGCATGGACAAACGAAGGCCCTATCGATGTACGAGAGCTAGCAGATCGTCAACTAAGCGCACGCATGGAAGGCCGCACTATTGAAGTGTTTAGCGTTGATAAGTTCCCTAAAATGCTGAACTTCATTGTTCCTACTGGCATCCGTGTCGGTGATGCTGCACGTGTTCGTTTAGGCGCCCACCTAGCCGAAGGCACAACCGTTATGCATGAAGGTTTTGTTAACTTCAATGCTGGTACTCTTGGCTCTAGCATGGTGGAAGGCCGTATTTCTGCTGGCGTGGTCGTCGGTAATGGTTCTGATCTAGGTGGTGGCTGCTCCACAATGGGCACACTGTCTGGCGGTGGCAACATTGTCATTGGCGTTGGCGAAAAATGCTTGATTGGTGCTAATGCAGGCATTGGCATTGGTCTTGGTGATCGCTGTATCGTAGAGTCTGGTTTGTATATCACAGCTGGCTCTAAAGTGGCCGTTCTGGATGAAAACAATCAAGTCGTTTCTACTGTCAAAGCACGCGAATTATCGGGCCAATCGGATCTTTTATTTCGTCGCAACTCAGAAACTGGTGCGATTGAATGCAAAACCAATAAGACAGCCATCGCACTAAACGAAGCGCTTCACGCTCATAACTAA
- the glnD gene encoding [protein-PII] uridylyltransferase, protein MDFPAFPDAPPLLTEKEKNELAQPSCSISHYKAIIEEKTAIYNDLFHSLYPIEKLVKGLSSFYDEVLQAAWIAKGLNNENHVSLVAVGGYGRGELHPKSDIDLLILIENETSAPKNKIEAFITFLWDINLDIGHSVRTIDECTEMAAKDITIITNLIESRTLTGPSDLLATLKLHVDISQMWDGHSFYQAKLAEQKQRHAKYQNTAYNLEPNLKECPGGLRDMQVIDWVAKRHLHTNRLSALIEKHFLSEDEYIQLKGAVSHLWRIRWALHIVAGRKEDRLLFDHQRTLAKLFGFDDDDLKRNVERFMQGYYQSVAAIQQLNDLLLQHFEESFLTKDAVAPVEIINNHFQVANGQLEARSTTLFQDHPSSMLEIYVLLGTHENIKGIRANTMRQLRDNLELVDDNFRNNKTNTDLFLDIISSRHNLTSILRSMKHLGLLGRYLPEFGAIIGQMQHDLFHIYTVDAHTLQVVENLRRLWLPEYKQKFPISSQAIRHIQKVELVYIAGLYHDIAKGRGGDHSELGCIDAQAFCERHGLSKQDTELVVWLVRNHLYMSVTAQRKDISDPEVIWEFASYVKDQEHLDYLFILTVADINATNPTMWNSWRASLMRQLYLETKRALRRGLDFPIDADMISDEHKQRALEIIIERNVDIMEAEKIWGSIEDEYFIRSNGDEIAWNTEAILRHRPSEKPLIAITPLGGRNFSGASKIFIYMPISKHLFAVTAATFEQLGLTILDAKISHTTDNFTLDSFVVMDSNDNDTNLYLDKERITLIRKTLMEQLETPSMYESVVQRHTPRILKIFNSPATAHFVSQPEEVWSALEITAPDRPGLLALVGQFFMNNNIMLHKAKIATLGERVEDTFYITEENGDLITDTENMNRICTLLKEKIDRFSQAMD, encoded by the coding sequence ATGGACTTCCCTGCTTTTCCAGACGCTCCGCCATTACTTACTGAGAAAGAAAAAAATGAACTAGCTCAACCTAGCTGTTCTATTTCTCACTACAAAGCCATCATTGAAGAAAAAACAGCAATATATAACGACCTTTTTCATTCCCTCTACCCAATAGAAAAACTCGTCAAAGGGCTATCTTCGTTTTATGACGAAGTACTACAAGCCGCCTGGATTGCAAAAGGGCTTAACAATGAGAATCATGTCAGCCTCGTCGCCGTTGGTGGATATGGACGTGGTGAACTTCACCCGAAATCTGACATCGATCTTTTAATTCTTATTGAAAATGAAACGTCGGCGCCCAAAAACAAAATCGAAGCCTTTATCACCTTTCTTTGGGACATCAATTTAGACATTGGCCATAGTGTTCGGACTATCGACGAATGCACCGAAATGGCAGCCAAAGACATCACCATTATTACCAATTTGATTGAGTCTAGAACCCTAACAGGCCCATCTGACTTGCTAGCCACATTAAAGTTACACGTCGATATTTCTCAAATGTGGGATGGCCACTCTTTTTATCAGGCTAAATTAGCAGAGCAAAAGCAACGCCACGCAAAATACCAAAATACAGCCTACAACTTAGAGCCCAATCTGAAAGAGTGCCCAGGTGGGCTAAGAGACATGCAAGTCATCGACTGGGTTGCGAAGCGCCACTTACACACAAACAGACTAAGCGCCCTCATAGAAAAACACTTCTTATCAGAAGATGAATACATTCAACTCAAAGGTGCGGTAAGCCATTTATGGAGAATACGCTGGGCTTTGCACATAGTAGCAGGACGTAAAGAAGACAGACTCCTTTTTGACCATCAGCGCACACTTGCAAAACTGTTTGGATTTGACGACGACGACCTGAAGCGCAATGTTGAGCGCTTCATGCAAGGCTATTACCAAAGTGTTGCCGCCATCCAACAGCTTAACGACTTACTCCTGCAGCACTTTGAAGAATCCTTTTTGACCAAAGACGCTGTCGCCCCTGTAGAAATCATCAACAATCATTTCCAGGTTGCTAACGGACAATTGGAAGCTCGCTCCACCACACTATTCCAAGATCATCCGTCTAGCATGCTTGAAATTTATGTTTTACTGGGCACTCATGAGAATATAAAAGGCATTCGCGCCAACACGATGAGACAGCTGCGTGACAACCTAGAACTAGTCGACGACAATTTCAGAAACAATAAAACAAACACCGATCTTTTTTTAGACATCATATCAAGTCGCCACAACCTCACAAGTATCTTAAGATCGATGAAACACCTAGGCTTGCTTGGTCGATATTTACCAGAATTTGGCGCAATCATCGGTCAAATGCAACACGATCTTTTTCATATTTATACGGTTGATGCACACACACTACAGGTAGTTGAAAATTTACGTCGCTTATGGCTGCCAGAGTACAAACAAAAATTCCCTATCTCGAGCCAAGCCATACGCCATATCCAAAAAGTAGAATTAGTGTACATTGCAGGCCTGTATCATGACATTGCAAAAGGCCGTGGTGGAGACCATTCTGAATTAGGTTGCATCGATGCCCAAGCCTTCTGTGAACGTCACGGACTATCAAAGCAAGACACTGAACTTGTTGTTTGGCTGGTCAGAAACCACCTATACATGTCTGTTACAGCACAGCGCAAAGACATTTCAGATCCGGAAGTAATTTGGGAATTCGCCAGCTACGTCAAAGACCAAGAGCATTTAGACTATCTATTTATTCTCACCGTGGCTGATATTAATGCGACCAATCCGACCATGTGGAACAGTTGGCGAGCATCGCTTATGCGTCAGCTATATTTAGAAACAAAGCGCGCACTGCGTCGAGGCTTAGACTTCCCTATCGATGCCGATATGATAAGCGACGAACATAAACAACGCGCACTGGAAATTATTATCGAACGTAATGTCGATATTATGGAAGCAGAAAAAATTTGGGGATCGATTGAAGACGAGTATTTTATTCGCTCAAATGGTGACGAAATAGCCTGGAATACAGAAGCCATCTTACGCCATCGCCCAAGTGAAAAGCCTCTGATAGCAATTACACCTTTAGGTGGACGCAATTTTTCTGGCGCCAGCAAAATATTCATCTACATGCCCATCAGCAAACACCTTTTTGCCGTTACTGCAGCAACCTTTGAACAGCTTGGCCTTACCATTTTGGACGCTAAAATAAGCCACACGACAGACAACTTCACTTTAGACAGTTTTGTTGTTATGGACAGTAATGACAACGACACCAATCTATATCTAGACAAAGAGCGTATCACTCTTATTCGTAAAACACTGATGGAACAACTTGAAACACCATCAATGTATGAAAGCGTCGTTCAGCGCCACACACCAAGAATTTTAAAAATATTCAACTCTCCGGCGACCGCACATTTTGTCAGCCAACCCGAAGAAGTGTGGTCTGCACTAGAAATAACCGCGCCAGATAGACCTGGGTTACTGGCTCTAGTAGGACAGTTTTTCATGAACAACAACATCATGCTTCATAAAGCAAAAATTGCCACACTCGGTGAACGTGTAGAAGATACTTTTTATATCACAGAAGAAAATGGCGACCTTATTACCGATACAGAAAACATGAATAGAATTTGCACTCTTTTAAAAGAGAAAATAGACCGTTTTTCTCAAGCGATGGACTAA
- the pyrH gene encoding UMP kinase — MPKEKSPKYKRILLKLSGEALMGDESFGIDPKVLNRIALEIGQLRGIGVEVGIVIGGGNLFRGQALSKAGMDRVTGDHMGMLATVMNALAMRDALERANIATRVMSAITMTGIVEPYDRRRAMRLMKEGDVLIFSAGTGNPFFTTDSAACLRGIEIDADVVLKATKVDGVYSADPMKDPAAVKYDTLGYDEVLEKQLGVMDLTAICLTRDHGMPIRVFNMNKPGALINIMVGGSEGTLIK; from the coding sequence ATGCCAAAAGAAAAGAGTCCAAAATACAAACGAATTTTGCTTAAATTAAGTGGCGAAGCCCTAATGGGGGATGAGTCCTTTGGTATCGACCCTAAAGTGTTAAATCGTATTGCGCTTGAGATTGGCCAGCTACGAGGCATTGGTGTTGAAGTTGGTATCGTTATTGGTGGTGGTAACTTGTTTCGTGGTCAGGCGTTGAGTAAAGCCGGCATGGATCGCGTTACTGGTGACCATATGGGGATGCTGGCAACGGTGATGAACGCGTTGGCAATGCGAGATGCATTGGAACGTGCGAATATTGCGACCCGAGTGATGTCAGCCATCACAATGACGGGCATTGTTGAGCCTTACGATAGACGTCGTGCTATGCGATTGATGAAAGAGGGTGACGTGCTGATTTTCTCAGCGGGAACGGGTAATCCTTTCTTTACAACTGACTCTGCTGCTTGTTTACGCGGCATCGAGATTGATGCAGATGTTGTATTGAAAGCAACGAAGGTTGACGGCGTGTATTCTGCTGATCCTATGAAGGATCCGGCTGCCGTGAAATATGATACATTGGGCTACGATGAAGTCCTTGAAAAACAATTAGGGGTCATGGATTTAACTGCGATATGTTTGACCCGTGATCATGGCATGCCAATACGTGTGTTTAATATGAATAAGCCCGGAGCCTTGATAAATATCATGGTTGGTGGCAGTGAAGGTACACTGATTAAGTGA
- the map gene encoding type I methionyl aminopeptidase, translating into MSNEILQKVEELTKDGRVDAPSWTPRPASTRFTDISDIEGMRVAGKLAADVLIMLEEFVVPGVSTEQIDIIAHNYIIKEQGAIPAPLNYHGFPKSCCTSVNDVICHGIPNDKALKKGDTVNIDITIIKDGYYGDTSRMFFAGPALPHAERLAKVTQECLYLAIDLVKPGIRLGDIGAAISAHAHKNHCSVVEEYCGHGVGTTFHGEPQVAHYGVAGTGVMLEEGMTLTIEPMINAGKKQVKHTGPDNWIAKTKDGRLSAQYEHTLLVTADGVEVLTRRPEETRFS; encoded by the coding sequence ATGAGCAACGAAATCCTACAAAAAGTTGAAGAACTAACAAAAGATGGCCGTGTAGACGCTCCTAGCTGGACGCCTCGACCAGCATCCACTCGCTTCACAGATATCAGCGACATTGAAGGAATGAGAGTGGCTGGAAAACTGGCTGCAGACGTTTTAATCATGCTCGAAGAATTTGTAGTACCAGGCGTATCAACAGAACAAATAGACATCATCGCTCATAACTACATCATAAAAGAGCAAGGTGCCATTCCTGCTCCATTAAACTACCACGGCTTCCCTAAGTCTTGTTGTACATCAGTCAATGATGTGATTTGTCATGGTATTCCAAATGATAAAGCCTTAAAAAAAGGTGATACAGTTAATATCGACATCACTATCATCAAAGATGGCTATTACGGCGACACCAGCAGAATGTTTTTCGCGGGGCCGGCATTACCTCATGCAGAACGCCTCGCCAAAGTCACCCAAGAATGCCTTTATCTTGCGATTGATCTTGTTAAACCTGGTATTCGTCTTGGTGATATCGGTGCCGCTATTTCAGCTCATGCTCACAAAAACCACTGCTCTGTCGTAGAAGAGTATTGCGGCCATGGCGTCGGCACCACTTTTCATGGTGAACCGCAAGTTGCACATTATGGTGTAGCAGGCACAGGCGTGATGCTAGAAGAAGGCATGACTCTGACCATCGAACCAATGATCAATGCCGGAAAAAAACAAGTGAAACACACAGGCCCAGACAACTGGATTGCTAAAACTAAAGACGGCCGTCTATCCGCACAATACGAGCACACTTTGCTCGTCACCGCAGATGGTGTAGAAGTACTAACTCGTCGACCAGAAGAAACACGCTTCTCATAA
- a CDS encoding ArsC family reductase: protein MIEVFGIKNCDTMKKAFRWLDANNIAYTFHDYKKEGLDEATAKAWVDKLGWENIINKRGTTWRKLEEETKNTMDNENAVHIMVSQSSIIKRPLLKIDDSIILGFSIDEYTQRLR, encoded by the coding sequence ATGATTGAAGTATTTGGCATCAAAAATTGCGATACCATGAAAAAAGCCTTTCGCTGGTTAGATGCAAACAACATTGCATACACCTTTCATGACTATAAGAAAGAAGGCTTAGATGAAGCTACTGCAAAAGCGTGGGTAGACAAGCTCGGCTGGGAAAATATAATCAATAAACGCGGAACTACTTGGCGAAAACTTGAGGAAGAAACGAAAAACACCATGGACAATGAAAACGCCGTCCACATCATGGTTTCTCAATCCTCTATTATTAAACGCCCCCTATTAAAAATCGATGATTCGATTATTTTAGGCTTCAGTATTGATGAATACACCCAAAGGTTACGTTAG
- the rpsB gene encoding 30S ribosomal protein S2 — MPTVSMRDLLQVGSHFGHQTRYWNPKMKPFIFGARNKIHIINLEHTVPALNDALELVKKMAENKNKVLFVGTKRAASKTIKEQAARSGMPYVNHRWLGGMLTNYKTIRASIKRLRELEGQVSDGTFEKLTKKEALMRTRELEKLELSMGGIKDMGGLPDVLFVVDVDHERIAIKEANKLGIPVIGIVDTNSNPDGVDYIIPANDDAIRAVQLYVGAFADAVLEGRSATAGTADEFVEVSEATTEA; from the coding sequence ATGCCTACAGTTTCTATGCGCGACCTTCTACAGGTTGGTTCACACTTTGGTCACCAAACTCGTTACTGGAACCCAAAAATGAAGCCTTTCATTTTTGGTGCTCGTAACAAGATTCATATCATTAACCTTGAGCATACAGTTCCTGCTCTTAATGACGCTCTTGAGCTTGTTAAGAAAATGGCTGAGAACAAAAACAAGGTTTTGTTTGTTGGTACTAAGCGTGCTGCATCTAAAACGATTAAAGAGCAAGCTGCTCGCTCTGGTATGCCATACGTTAACCACCGTTGGTTAGGTGGTATGTTGACTAACTACAAAACCATTCGTGCCTCTATCAAGCGTCTTCGTGAGCTTGAAGGTCAGGTGTCTGATGGTACTTTCGAAAAGCTGACTAAAAAAGAAGCTTTGATGCGTACTCGTGAGCTTGAAAAACTTGAGCTTTCTATGGGTGGTATTAAAGACATGGGCGGCCTTCCGGATGTTTTGTTTGTTGTAGACGTTGATCACGAACGTATTGCTATTAAAGAAGCAAACAAATTGGGCATTCCTGTTATTGGTATCGTTGATACTAACAGTAACCCAGATGGTGTTGATTACATTATTCCTGCTAACGATGACGCAATTCGCGCTGTTCAGCTTTATGTTGGCGCTTTTGCTGATGCTGTTCTAGAGGGTCGTTCTGCGACTGCTGGTACTGCTGATGAATTCGTTGAAGTAAGCGAAGCTACTACTGAAGCGTAA
- the frr gene encoding ribosome recycling factor, producing MINEILKDAEDRMNKAVASVESAFKKIRTGRAHPSILDSVKVNYYGTETPLSQIANITVEDARTLGISPWENNLVPEIEKAIMKSDLGLNPATNGNLIRIPMPALTEETRKNYFKQAKSEAENGRIAIRNIRRDANSSLKDLVKEKEISEDDDRRGQDQVQKITDKSVALVEERLAAKEKDLMQI from the coding sequence ATGATTAACGAAATTCTTAAAGATGCAGAAGATCGTATGAATAAAGCGGTTGCTTCTGTTGAATCTGCGTTTAAAAAAATTCGTACAGGTCGTGCGCACCCTAGTATATTGGACTCGGTTAAAGTGAACTATTATGGCACTGAAACGCCACTAAGTCAGATTGCTAATATAACGGTTGAAGATGCGCGTACCTTGGGTATTTCTCCTTGGGAAAATAACTTAGTACCTGAAATTGAAAAAGCCATTATGAAATCTGATCTTGGCTTGAACCCAGCAACAAACGGGAATTTGATTCGAATTCCTATGCCAGCTTTGACGGAAGAAACTCGTAAGAACTATTTTAAGCAGGCAAAGAGCGAAGCTGAAAACGGTCGTATTGCTATTCGTAATATTCGTCGTGATGCAAACAGTAGTCTTAAAGACCTAGTGAAAGAAAAAGAAATTTCTGAAGATGATGATCGTCGTGGTCAGGATCAAGTTCAAAAAATAACAGACAAGAGCGTGGCTTTGGTTGAAGAGCGTCTTGCTGCAAAAGAAAAAGACTTGATGCAAATCTAA